The Halichondria panicea chromosome 10, odHalPani1.1, whole genome shotgun sequence region TAGAGACAGATAATAACAGCTAGGGTTCCAACGAAACAACACTATAGTGTTCACATTTGTATGGTTTACGTTAAATTAGCAAATTTTCATTCACTAATTACTGTAAAACTACATGTGCGTAGATTAAATGTACAGTCACATGCACGTATGACCACTCACctatgtgtgtgaggtgtggtggTATTGGGTAGACTCTTCCCCTGAAGTCCATGTTGTGCGGCAACCAAAACACTTTATCTCGGTACTGCGCATGAAAAAACAACATAAACGTTTGCTTCAAGAATGACTAAAAACCATCAATTGATACACTACAGGCTGAGTTATTAGCTACAAAAGAGTCACATGATTAAATGGACGAACATGATTGGCCAGTGACAGTCGATACAGCATGTCCATCCAGAGAGAGAAACTTTCTCGTGCAACTTTGTTCCGTTGTTTCAACTCCTCAGCACTCAATAACCTCGTGCTCTTCTCACTACACAAATAGAGGACATGACCATGATTAGGTTTCTCTAGACTTACACAATTACAAAGAATACCATGCAGTAAAATACTGTGAAGAGGTTGTTTGATAATGAAAATCTCAAAAATGGGTGAGCTTACAGAATGAACTCAGAGCAGGACGGTATCTCCAGCTTGGTGTCCCCACCTCCGTTGAACAACTGAATCACCAGATCCAGTATCTATGTTGGAACGAAAGAAATGGACTAATTGAATACACCTGCTGCGTAGGGGGCGGGCGAGGGGGTAATTTTCCCCAccccctaggatctggcagatatataaaataatagagATTGGATGTTCGCCTAAAATTTAAATAGCTTACCGGTCCATTGACTGCCCAGGGGCAATTGCCGATATAATTGAGAGAGTCATAGACAGCATTGAGGTTATTAGCTTGCTCCAGTAGCAGCTGGTGTTGGTACGTATCCTCAGGGCAACGAATGATTGCAACTGTGAAGAAGAAACACAGCTATAGTACACATGAGTACTCATAATTACACCAGATACAATTATACAGTTTTGGCCAACGTACACGGAGAGAGGAGGTAGCCTCCCATGTGGGGGGCGGTCCAGGGTCGAGGGGGGACCAACATAGGGAGTAGAAAACTGCTCACATGCAAGAACTCCTCCTGTGTATAGCACAATGCATCCTTACATAAAAGCAGCAATTTTTGGGGCCCAAATGTTGAGTTTGGATCAATTCTTACCGTGTCCTTGTGGTAGTGTCTGGCAAAGCTGTAGAGACTTTTAGTGGCTCGAATGAATCCCATCTTTTTGTAATTGTCGAGTGGTTCGAATCTCTTATCCTCCTCTGGTTCGGGAGTGATTATGAGATGTTCAAAGGCAGACTGTCTGGGGCCACTGCAGTGCAGGACACAAGATATGTATACACAGTACGTactgcacgtacatgtacatcgatCAGGTAGAGTATTACGTATTGGCtgctacttacatgtacatgtacagtagtaccaCAGCATTTGCATTAATTAGAGAAACACAatctatacgtatatacaagaatatagtacatgtacagtagtaccaCAGCATTTGCATTAATTAGAGAAACACAATCTACGTATATACAAgaatatagtacatgtacagtagtaccaCAGCATTTGCATTAATTAGAGAAACACAATCTACGTATATACAAGAAtatagtacatgcacagtAGTACCACAGCATTTGCATTAATTAGAGAAACACAatctatacgtatatacaagAATATAGAAAGGACTGTTTTGATTCAACCACAGGACAGGATCGAGCTACCCACCCTCCTCCCAGAGGTTATCATGACTCACTGTGGTTTGGCAAAGTTGACTGGCACAGTGGCCACCTCCAGTAGTCTCTCCAGCAGAGCACTCACAACCTGGGCCATAAACAAACACAGTTCAAGTGCTGAATCATGCGTAcgtacagctacatgtatacattcaaTTCGACAGTATTTAAGCTCCTGGTGATAATCcgttgatgtacatgtacttacatgaCTGCTGATAACTCTTGTCCATTTGGGTGGGTCACATTCCTATAGAAACAGGTAAGGAAACAATTATTGTGtgtagtatgtacatgtagtgtatggTATATGCTTTACCAGTGATCCATAGGATATTGTGTTCCAGTTTGTCTCATTCCAGATCTCTCGTTCTGGTCTGTTGGAATGGACTGGAGACTGGAGCTTCTCAATGTACTGCTCATACATCAACTGAATCTAGAAGTACAAAATGAACAATGCTAATCGCAATAACTATGcttaacataataatttatggctCAATTAAGTTATCAGCGTTCAAAGATAGCAAGCAAAACAGATAATTTGCAGTCTATATACGGACACCAGCAAGGCTAATAGCTTatgaccaccatgcacacactcaccttgTCCAAGAGTCCCCTCTTCTCCTTCCTGATGACAGAGTACTTGGTCCATGCAGCTTGTCCCACCTGCCTATTCACGTACTGTATGGGCATGCCATCTGGGTGTGCTATGAGCGACATCAGCACCTACACGTGTATGAATGAAGTAACACGTGTACTGTACTGAAGTAGAACTCTTTATTGCTATGAACGTACCAGCAAGACAGACAAGTGTGTGATCAATGAATAGGATTTTTAGCCACATGTTTTGTACAAGTAACTGTTTTAATTGCATGGCCTATACAAGTGTAAACGTGTCTTACGTGTAGTCATAGAGATTATAATTTTGCAGCTACAAGCATGAACACATGTAAACAGGAGAATAACAAGAACATATGGTGCTGTCTACAAGTAACATAGCTACAGTTTCATGGGAAATAAGTCATACAAATGTACCTGGTCAACCAGAAGGCTTGCCCAATCTTCAGCTGGCAACAGAGCTAGGAAGGGAAACTGCTTTGGACCACGGAAGGTGCCACTCAAATCTAAGTTTAGGGAACGTTTGCAAATTGGATTGATTGAACACGATTCAATGAACCTGGTATAAGCTCAATGATGGCTCGGAACTCTTCTATGTCGTTCTTTATAACCGCAGTGAGCTGCTCCTTCCAAGACTGGCGCAGTTCCTTCAGTACCTCCTATATCATACCcataaactataattatgtacatgtaagtacattTTTTGACTAGTACCTTTACGTTGATATCCTTGGTCGCTTTGCGGGTTGTAACTGCAATCGAACGAACGACCTCGAAACTCTATAAAATAAACAGCTTAGTATAATCACAGCAAATGTGTCCATGTACAACCTGAACAATGTGAGGTACAATACTGACAGTGAATGTGTTCAAGCAGATGAGCaaaacacacaaaacaaggaGAGTTGGAAACACTGTACCTTCCGCTCAATGTCGAGCTGGTTCTCTAGACAGCGTTTCAGAGAGCCCTCATCTTTGAACAGTTCTTTCAAGACTGGAGGGTGGGAGAGTTCCTGCAAAAAACGACTAGCAAAAATAATCTCCATCCTGAGTACACGTAGAATGCATGGTGGCAGTACCTTTCCAGATTGGGTATCTTGTCTCCACTGTTTATACAACGATTGCACCACTCTGGGATAGACTACTTCGGGCGGAGGAGGGGTCATAGGGGTCACCCCAAAGTGACTCAGTACCTGAATAGAGAAATCAAATACATTTACAACCACTACATTTACAACCACTAAATAAATACCAGTGTGTGAAGAGATAAAACTACAAAATTTTAGCAACTTTTGGTTCAGATAATAATGCATACCTTTAAGACCAGTTGAGTGTCATGACGAGAGAGGCTTGCTGTATGCAGTATGCTCTCCAGTTTATGACCCTGAGCAAAAAagcatgattgtatatataaatatCCCCATCTCTGGAACAAATCTAGTGTAGCTATTGGCATATCTACCTTGCTTTTCAGCTCTTCACAAATTTCACTGGCACAGCTCCAGTCCTCAAATCTATTAGAGTAGTAGAGACTACATATATAAACCAATCAGAAATGTACTGCAACGTACTGTGCACACAGAGCAAGCATGATAGCGTATGTTTGAATGCTCCTCTCCACTCTGTCCCCAGGCATTGTATCATACAACACACTGGCTCTGATCTTGTTGGACTGAAGGGAAAATAAAATTGGACTATATGTCTACGGCAGTAAAAACATAACATAGACTATTGTCTGCCCAATACATGCAAGTACCTGTGCTGCCCAAGCATCTAGCAGTATGTTGTAAACGTCTACATCAAATTGGTGGCCTTGACGACGATAAAGATTGAACAAGGGCTCTGCTTCTTGCACCTGTACACCACATCCAATAAATATACCAGTTACAATTGGAAGGTGGTGGGAATTCAATAGTCAATAATGTAACAACTGATCAGAACAACCGATCAGTCTGTGCTATACAAGATATTAATATGCTCAAGTATAATTACAACGTATTGAAATTGTAGGCAACAATGTTTAATTTACCATTCCAGCAGAAACGAAGCTGTCGATAGTTGCTATGACACCTTGCTCAGTGTGTGGAGATGACAGCTTCTTGCATGTTTGCCGATGCAACCATTGGTTGGCTGTACTGC contains the following coding sequences:
- the LOC135343247 gene encoding DNA-directed RNA polymerase, mitochondrial-like isoform X2, whose protein sequence is MLNIKLRGVHTLGHYAAAACKQKVLSFSTAVSTVNKSSTANQWLHRQTCKKLSSPHTEQGVIATIDSFVSAGMVQEAEPLFNLYRRQGHQFDVDVYNILLDAWAAQSNKIRASVLYDTMPGDRVERSIQTYAIMLALCAQFEDWSCASEICEELKSKGHKLESILHTASLSRHDTQLVLKVLSHFGVTPMTPPPPEVVYPRVVQSLYKQWRQDTQSGKELSHPPVLKELFKDEGSLKRCLENQLDIERKSFEVVRSIAVTTRKATKDINVKEVLKELRQSWKEQLTAVIKNDIEEFRAIIELIPDLSGTFRGPKQFPFLALLPAEDWASLLVDQVLMSLIAHPDGMPIQYVNRQVGQAAWTKYSVIRKEKRGLLDKIQLMYEQYIEKLQSPVHSNRPEREIWNETNWNTISYGSLECDPPKWTRVISSHVVSALLERLLEVATVPVNFAKPHGPRQSAFEHLIITPEPEEDKRFEPLDNYKKMGFIRATKSLYSFARHYHKDTEEFLHVSSFLLPMLVPPRPWTAPHMGGYLLSPFAIIRCPEDTYQHQLLLEQANNLNAVYDSLNYIGNCPWAVNGPILDLVIQLFNGGGDTKLEIPSCSEFILEKSTRLLSAEELKQRNKVARESFSLWMDMLYRLSLANHYRDKVFWLPHNMDFRGRVYPIPPHLTHIAMDVGRAMLKFGVGYPLGEGGLDWLKIHIITLQGAKKKESMEVRLQFANDIIDDIIDSADNPLTGKKWWQSGDDPWQVLACCVEIANAIRSGDPSSFVSHLPVHQDGSCNGLQHYAAMGRDYLGGKQVNLIPQDQPEDTYAAVASVVEQLRKKDADNGHEIATILEGKINRKVVKTTVMTVVYGVTWIGGRLQIEKQIDGHVPDDQLWNCSNYLVGNVFASLRESFANARFIQDWLASSARKVSLAGRPMEWITPLGLPIVQPYHKQVMKQAYVKLQSVAHTTSSDFTTPPDTRRQKMGMPPNFVHSIDSTHMMLTSLHCHRAGVPFVAVHDSYWTHPCFVNKMNQFCREQFVALHEEPILEDLADAWEEKYGRLEYKEIQPARKVKCQFRDPFPSIGDLNLKQVLKSTYFFS
- the LOC135343247 gene encoding DNA-directed RNA polymerase, mitochondrial-like isoform X1, which gives rise to MLNIKLRGVHTLGHYAAAACKQKVLSFSTAVSTVNKSSTANQWLHRQTCKKLSSPHTEQGVIATIDSFVSAGMVQEAEPLFNLYRRQGHQFDVDVYNILLDAWAAQSNKIRASVLYDTMPGDRVERSIQTYAIMLALCAHLYYSNRFEDWSCASEICEELKSKGHKLESILHTASLSRHDTQLVLKVLSHFGVTPMTPPPPEVVYPRVVQSLYKQWRQDTQSGKELSHPPVLKELFKDEGSLKRCLENQLDIERKSFEVVRSIAVTTRKATKDINVKEVLKELRQSWKEQLTAVIKNDIEEFRAIIELIPDLSGTFRGPKQFPFLALLPAEDWASLLVDQVLMSLIAHPDGMPIQYVNRQVGQAAWTKYSVIRKEKRGLLDKIQLMYEQYIEKLQSPVHSNRPEREIWNETNWNTISYGSLECDPPKWTRVISSHVVSALLERLLEVATVPVNFAKPHGPRQSAFEHLIITPEPEEDKRFEPLDNYKKMGFIRATKSLYSFARHYHKDTEEFLHVSSFLLPMLVPPRPWTAPHMGGYLLSPFAIIRCPEDTYQHQLLLEQANNLNAVYDSLNYIGNCPWAVNGPILDLVIQLFNGGGDTKLEIPSCSEFILEKSTRLLSAEELKQRNKVARESFSLWMDMLYRLSLANHYRDKVFWLPHNMDFRGRVYPIPPHLTHIAMDVGRAMLKFGVGYPLGEGGLDWLKIHIITLQGAKKKESMEVRLQFANDIIDDIIDSADNPLTGKKWWQSGDDPWQVLACCVEIANAIRSGDPSSFVSHLPVHQDGSCNGLQHYAAMGRDYLGGKQVNLIPQDQPEDTYAAVASVVEQLRKKDADNGHEIATILEGKINRKVVKTTVMTVVYGVTWIGGRLQIEKQIDGHVPDDQLWNCSNYLVGNVFASLRESFANARFIQDWLASSARKVSLAGRPMEWITPLGLPIVQPYHKQVMKQAYVKLQSVAHTTSSDFTTPPDTRRQKMGMPPNFVHSIDSTHMMLTSLHCHRAGVPFVAVHDSYWTHPCFVNKMNQFCREQFVALHEEPILEDLADAWEEKYGRLEYKEIQPARKVKCQFRDPFPSIGDLNLKQVLKSTYFFS